In the genome of Deinococcus terrestris, one region contains:
- a CDS encoding ArsR/SmtB family transcription factor encodes MRSASGDDVCEVTCVHPEAVARSRAALPDPAGVEDATTLLKVVADPTRFRILSALNTGELCVCDLAAVVSISESAASHQLRLLRAHRLVTFRKEGRVAYYRLLDQHITGLIAGALEHVRE; translated from the coding sequence GACGACGTCTGCGAGGTCACCTGCGTTCATCCTGAGGCGGTGGCCCGGAGCCGAGCGGCCCTGCCTGATCCGGCCGGAGTGGAAGACGCCACCACACTGCTGAAGGTCGTGGCGGACCCGACCCGTTTCCGGATCCTCAGCGCCCTGAACACGGGGGAGCTGTGTGTGTGCGACCTCGCGGCGGTGGTGAGCATCAGCGAGAGTGCCGCCAGCCATCAGTTGCGCCTGCTTCGGGCGCACCGCCTGGTCACGTTCCGCAAGGAAGGCCGGGTCGCCTACTACCGCCTGCTCGACCAGCACATCACCGGCCTGATCGCTGGAGCCCTGGAGCACGTGCGCGAATGA
- a CDS encoding 3-hydroxyacyl-CoA dehydrogenase — MTIKTVAVCGSGVLGSQIAFQTAFHGFDVRVYDVSDEAITRARETMQGLQGRYQQDLQATPEQTRAALERLTFFTDLAGAVRGADLVIEAIPEVLDIKRDFYQKLGAVADPDTIFATNTSTLLPSDLMEATGRPERFLALHFANQIWVNNTAEIMRTPRTDDAVFDEVVAFARDIGMVALPLHKEQPGYILNTLLVPLLGAAMELVVKGVADPHTVDKTWMVATGAPRGPFAILDVIGLTTPYNINMAAAAQGDEGRGAVAQYLKGYIDQGKLGIATGEGFYTYPNPAYLREDFLK, encoded by the coding sequence GGTGTACGACGTCAGCGACGAGGCCATCACCCGCGCCCGGGAGACCATGCAGGGCTTGCAGGGGCGGTATCAGCAGGACCTCCAGGCCACGCCCGAACAGACGCGGGCCGCGCTGGAACGCCTGACCTTTTTCACCGACCTAGCTGGGGCCGTGCGCGGCGCCGACCTCGTCATCGAGGCCATCCCGGAAGTCCTCGACATCAAGCGCGACTTCTATCAGAAGCTGGGCGCGGTCGCCGACCCGGACACCATCTTCGCCACGAACACCTCCACCCTGCTGCCCAGCGACCTGATGGAGGCCACCGGACGCCCGGAGCGGTTCCTGGCGCTGCATTTCGCCAACCAGATCTGGGTGAACAACACCGCCGAGATCATGCGCACGCCGCGCACCGACGACGCCGTGTTCGACGAGGTGGTGGCGTTCGCCAGGGACATCGGCATGGTCGCGCTGCCCCTGCACAAGGAGCAGCCCGGTTACATCCTCAATACTCTCCTTGTGCCGCTCCTGGGGGCAGCCATGGAACTCGTCGTGAAGGGGGTCGCGGACCCGCACACGGTAGACAAGACCTGGATGGTGGCGACCGGGGCGCCGCGCGGCCCCTTCGCCATTCTGGACGTGATCGGCCTGACCACGCCCTACAACATCAATATGGCCGCAGCGGCCCAGGGGGACGAGGGGCGCGGCGCGGTGGCCCAGTACCTGAAGGGCTACATCGACCAGGGCAAGCTGGGCATCGCCACAGGAGAGGGCTTTTACACCTATCCGAACCCCGCCTACCTGCGCGAAGATTTCCTGAAGTAG